GCTAAactattttttcttgctgtgaaCATGATATTATAATTATGATTATTACAATTATTGTAATAATTGATGCTACAAGTCCATTTTGATCCAGCATCAGATCTTCCGCCGGAGATTGTTACACGCATTGATTGCAGGAAAAGCCTTTGAGGTGAAACTGAACGTAGTTTTGGATCCGCCCAATCAGTGGAGCTGAAAAGGATGCCGAAGGTCATAATTCTATTctaaaatactagaaagacttaCTGGTAGATTGTGTAAATATCTCTTGATTTGGAAAATGCCGCTCGGCTCTAATCTTGTCCGCTGGGATACACTCGGGTGCAGCTCAATAAAGGTTGATTCACCGGGTCGTCAAATATCTGTTGCTGGCTGGGTGGTTTCACCGGATGATTGATTAACTCCGAGCTACTTTCCGTGTTCTCCGCGTGATTGGTCATAATTTTCGTTAGGCTGTTAGAACAAACACTTTTTCGAAATTGTATTATTGAATTCcggattaaaaacaaaataataaacggGCTACCTGcaccacaaaaaaaacaacatgtcGACTTCcagaattcaataaaatttaagtcCAAGAGTTGAGGTTaaattttctaccattttttggTTAACGCTTTTAAACTTCGAATATGGTTAAAAATTCAACCATaatctttcttaaaaaataaccatattggcagttttaCAGGGAAACcaagaaaatggttatttttgcatcataaatggtttaataatttctagcgtgtaATGTTGCTTTTAACTGCCTGTAAATGGGTGGAAGAATTTGTGGTGCAAAATTCTGAATAATATTCATTTTCGTACAAAAGGCCGATTGTGAATACATCATTTTGTAGCTTGTGCATTTAGCGTGTATAACGTGTAAAGTATTCTAGTGATGCCAGGCAGGCGGTTTGGCCAAAAATAATACAGCGATGACAGTATTTTGCTATGatctttatcgaaaaaaaaaaaatttaaatggtttCTGCACAAGGCTTATTTTGGTTCATAAAGTAAAATAATTTATCATGCGGCAAATTAGAGGAATTACTcactatttcaaaataaagctgatatttatcaaaaataaccaCACTTCACAGGTGTGcaaatccccaaaaaaaaactgtgcacCTGGCATTGCGGTATGTccttttatttacatttttataaatttcacatTAAATGTACGTATACGTTAATTTTACGAATTTCGTTCAGTGTTATGCCAGTTACTTTGAAGATCACTAAATCATTTAAATATACTAGATTATTTAAACATTATGTGAAATATTTATCTACCTTCAACTTGGTCTGCTGTTAAAAATGGACAGAACTGAACTCAAATCAAAACAGAAATGCATTTCAGAGAACTGCAAAAACATTGGAATTCTTACCCGGTGAGTTTATTGCGGTACTAATGTCCGGCGAGCATTCAACGGATATCGCATTATAGGTGGTATTATTTTGCGGGGTGATTATAATGAGCATCATTTTGAAATGACTGTAATAACGGAAAAGAAATCTTTCTGTAATAGTATTGTTGAATAAGttaagtttcgattttttttattaattaagttTATTCAATAATATTCGTAAGCATTAAAGTAACATGTTAATAACATGTTGGATAATCGTTACATTAGGGCAAGCTAGAACAAATTATGAGCGAATATCACAAATAACGAAAAATGAATTCGATTCTAATAATTCAATTGACATACCTATCctgtatattttaaaatatttattttttctttttttttattaacaattgTAACTTCATACATACTTTGCAAGTTCATTTAAGTTGTTTTACCCAATACTACAAAACTTAGAACTATTTCTAAAGTAAATTTGTCTTTTTCCAGGACGCCAGCCAGCAATGGATTATGGTTGACTCCCATGCTGACTATTTCGCTGGCTGTCAACGTTTGGTTCCGCAGAAATCAGCAAACGGTGCATCTTGACTATAAGCGGACAACAATTCTTTGTTTTGGACTATTGGTTCATTCGGCAGTTGTGTTCCTATCACTGGCGCGAAGAACTCCACCGGGCTTCTTGAATAAGATTTCAACCATTGTTTTGAGCATATTTTCTACTGGTTTCCTATTTTGGGTCTGCTTGAATGAGAatattatattttcttttataaGTGCATCTTTAGGCATTATCCTGTACAATGGACTGCTGTTTCGGGTCTTAAAGCACTTGCCTAGATCATTTACATTGGGAGAAGCAACTGTGGTATGCCAAGGGACGGTGTTGTTCCTGTACAATGCTTTCCTTCAACTACCGAGGATTGTGATACATGACCAAAACCGAATTAAATTTGATAGGATTTTTAATGTACTAGAGGTGAGATATTTACTTCCATGATCAACAGATTTAAGATCTCAATTTTCGGGAGAATATACTATTAAgcttttgtttataatttccaGGTAATCCTTCTGGGTGTACTACTCATTGTAGTGTTACCTCACTTTTTCTACTTCTTCCGCAGaagttatgtattttggttTGTCGCCTTAACGATATCCATTTGCTGCGCCTTGTTTCCTATATATGGAGAGTCGATTATAAttatattgataaaattcatgCTATCAGATACCCAGCGCTTAATGATTATAGCTGTCTATTGTGCGATGTTATGTTTAACCAGCGTTTTTGTGTGTTGGCAAATAAATAGAAATAGCCAAACCAACACCGTGACAAGAAAAATGTTCCATATCCTCATGTTAATGGTATATTTGCCTGGATTGTGGTATCAGTGTAAATTGTTATTCGTCGCATCAATATTGATGTTATCACTACTGGTAGTGCTTGAGGTAAATTTTGTTCCCATTGTCTGCTTAACTGCTTGACTGGACTTAATCTAAAATGTTAACCTATTTGCAGACTGCTCGGGTAATCCAACTGAAACCCTTTCATGAAGCGCTCAATAGAACTATCCATTGTTTCATTGATGATAAAGATTGCGGAGTCGTTGCCCTAACGCATATCTACTTACTAGTGGGTTGTTCCATTCCACTCTGGCTCCACCCAGACCCGTGTGATATCACGGACTCTGCGGGTATCAATCTATTGAAACTTTCAAGCGGACTTTTATCCGTCGGGATTGGTGACACTATGGCCAGCTTCATTGGTTACTATTTCGGTAAACATCCCTGGCCTGGTACGAAGAAATCTGTCGAGGGCACTTTGGCCAGTGTGATTTCGCAGTTTGCAGCAGTCTACGCTCTGTACTGGCTGAACTACCTCAATCTTAACACTCTGAAGTCAGCAACCGTTGGCTGTGCCATTATCATTAACGCTCTAGTCGAAGCTAAAACCAACCAAGTGGACAATCTGGTGCTGCCCATTGTGACGTATATTATTTTGGCTACAGTTTGATTCAGTAATGAGAATAGAATAAATGTAAAAAGCACATAGCTCTAACAATGCGTTTCagaatgatgaaattatcactttctctaattattttttttcctaccacTCATCAATTCTGGCTGAACTATTACTTCGTGCAGTTATTAATGATCAATAaccactaatcgtacttccacagccagaacttatgtctgagtcccaaagaatgaTAAAGATGTGTAATTATTCTTGcctaaacataaaatcattaaaatgaccaaaaacatgaaatggttgggcctaccactaccatggagcagagaacgcagaaacagaagaaacgtggaccaccagtaccatccgtttcaaatgggcaatatCATTGGAAGCATGTTAAGAAAAATGCTTCTTGATGAAAAAAACCAAGCGTTATGTAAAGTAACTTCGCCAATCTTTTGGACCATTTTTCAGAGGCTGGAAATGTACAACGGAATCACAAAACCTTGGAATAGAAGcgttttgaagaatttaatgtaacaaataaaaatattttaaaatgattatttttttttttaatgtctattatagagattttcagctttcagttgGATCatctcttgattatttttatttttcttcgttTAACTGTTTCGGATTTCTGTGTACAATCATGTCTTTTCATTGGCCAAGGATTAAGCACTTTTattcgctcttgaaaataaaaaaagagaaacggaAACTATTAGTAGAACATAAAACCTTTCGAGATCTGTTTAGGAATCGAAaggtttttctttaatttactcTTGTGGTAACTCTTACATTTATTCTGCATGAAAGATGCgtaaaaaatgtaattaaaagcCTGGAATTAACTTAGAAATCCTTAAAATAAAAAGTCGGAAATATGAACATGATTATGCAATCTACTTGTACTTAAAATATAGAATgggaacaatttgaaaaatgtatgtatgtatgtagttacTTCTGCAACATCAGGCTATCAAAAGCCATCACAGgcacaaatttcttcttctccGGCGAATAACAGTTGCTTTCTTACGCTGACCATCCACTTATAACACCTAGGGCACTGGtgttcttaaattattattttttattttgtactatCTTAACCAGtttatattaaataaattaaataaataaatgacgcAGCGAAAAAACATGCAACGGATCGTCGCCTATCCCCCAATCAGCTAATTAGATTATCTTTCGTGCAGTAGTTAATGATCACAAACAAAAACATCATAGCTATGatttacggcgtgttcgtaaactgatttgtttgggtgatgcatcgatttgtttggtagatgtcaaatcaccttccaatgcttttgcatacagtttgtttaattcACGAACGCCaacatcgatagaaaaaatcacttcgatagaaaaaatcaatttacgaacacgccgttagaTTGCAAATGTCAACGGCCAGTTCACaacagagaagaaaaaaaataacgcaaaTAAAAATCTGAGAGAAACTTTTATTGGATAATATTTTCCTGCGACATTTTGTAGCATTTAATAAACTAATAACTCCTTATCGCTTCTGTACAactgttatttttgtatcaataaacCGATTCATAAAGTTTCGTTTAACCTTAACCCGATTTTCTTCCTGTAAAACGGATTGATCGGGCTTGGCatcaggttttgtttcagcactCCTTTCGCAGGCTTCTTGTTTGAATCATACGGTAACTGCGGTGAACTTTTAACCTGTTGAATATGCTGCTGTAGCTCCTGGGAAATGTTCTTGTTGAGAGCGATTTGCACACGTTTCTTTTTGGTCGCCGAATTACCCACAGTGTTCGCGGTTCCTAAAACTCGTTTCAAGGCTCGGGCGCTATTTTTAGGAGTGGCAAAAGGATTTTTAACCAATGTTTTTCCATTGTCTTCTTCTTTGAGTGACTGGTTAGCTTCTTGAAGTTTAGATTTACGCGagggtacaaaatattcattttcgcCTTCTTTCAATGGCTGAGACCAGTCATCTTGAACTGCAAAAGTTTGTACGGATACGTTATTACTGACGGCTGGAGGCGTATCCGTAACATTGTCAGATTTTTCTAcgtttgatgattttttgattttagttttaatttcaaCTGTCGTTTTAGATTTCTTTGTCAGTTTGGCTTGCTTCTGTTCTTTCAAGTCTTTCAGTTTAGCTTCTCTTTTGAGCGTCAATTGCTTCAGCTTTTCTTCTTTCAGTTGCGCTCTAGTtaacttcttcttcttttttttagacCCCGATTTTTTATCTGAAGTATGTTTTTCGTTGTTTTCTGATAGAGTTGTAGTTTCTTCACTGCTTTGAACAACACTCgcttttttattatctttcttctttttctttttatcaattttatcgcCAAACAACTCCTTTTCATACTCATCTATTTCTTTAATCTGCTCATCCAAATCTACAGCGTAATCTTTTTTATCAATGCTTTCCACAGATTGAACACCTAATGGGAATAACCCGGCGGcatattttttgtattgtttaaccaacattttcatatgttttttgCCTTTCGACGTTGAAGTGGTTTTGAAACGATCACATTCCAGCATCTCTATCACTTTTAATGgatcaaattgaatttcgttgatCACAACGTCTACTTGACCAGCTCGGGGATCGTAAATTTTTTCCTGTGTATCAGATTCTTCATCATCACTTTCTATTGCGTCGTCAACAACATCCTCTTCTTGGTCATCGTCTTCGTACATTACATCGAAATCAACATCATCGATGTTTCCAgtcacaaaattattttttttccaaagatcAAACTTTTCTTGATAGTCCTGTCCTAATGCTGACTGATACAGTAGTGAATGGAAAATACTTGATGTGATTTGTTTAATTAATCGCATATCATTTGTGCTGATAAGGGCTTGGGCATatgatttgagaaaaatatgaacaataGTTGGGTCAACTTCTCCTTCACTTACTTTGGCCAGCTCCTCCAGTATTAAATCATTGAAATGCTTTGTCAGTCCAAACGTGCAAACATCGGCATTGAGGATAGTCTTTTCTACATGTTCCATCATTTCCCGAACATTACTTTCCGGCCAATTAGATTCATGTAACACTAAAAGCATTTGCCGGGTGCAACGACGTACCAACTGtagaacaaattttaatattattaaattttattaactttACTAAAAGTACAAGGAAATTGGGCAATACAGAAACATTATGCGTGTTTCTCAACACCATCTTCATTCTCAGAAACTTATATGGGGATTGTGACATTTCatataaagccatttggcataatacCGATTGGCATAACGGCAATTTGGCATAacagtcatttggcataaacgCCATTGgctataatttcatttttttgtgttatCACTACGAGACTCACATTTCAGACAAAGTTGCGAGTTTATGCGGCATTGCCGCAAACATCGAGTATGCAAGGGGTGAGGCTTCCCTGAGCGTTTAAACTTTCATGAAATATTGTCCTTGCGTTATCGCGCGGCGGACCGGGCTAAGGGATCACTTCTAGCGTTCACGTAAACCTAGGAGGCCACATTAggcctagaccaatgtaataaggccgccgcttccgacggccgGTCGGCGACCACCTCGGCGACTACGGGCCGTCTCACCTCCTGCATCCTAGACGTTTGCGGTAACgccgcaaaaattaaaaagaaatcttACAAGTTTACTTGTATAGCCACCGCACGGTAGCTGAAATTATAGCAAATGGCTTTTATGCcgtagttttttgaattttgaaaaactaacaGGTTTGGAAAAATGGAAAGTTGTTGACCAGTTCGCAAGTTGAATATTGAGGGAGTGCTTACCATCATGAATTTATCCATCCGCCAATGATCAATCCCGAACCATTCATTACACATCGTTTGCAGAAAAGCGCCAAAGTACTTCAAAGCCACCGATAGTTGGTCAAAGCAGCGCACTAAACTCGCTATTTCATCTGCCAAGCTTTCCTGTATCAATGGCTTATCTGACATCCACATACAGTAGAACAAACCCTTCCAAAGACGCAGAAAATCGGTGTCGGTAAATGCTAAAATCGTACCCCAATAACAGTAGTTAGTAGAAAAACAAAGATCATTATCGCATTAATCTTACAAAAAGTGCTCCGACTCCGAGTGGCCAAccatattttcagattttttaaaacttttcggCGAAGTTTCGGATCGTTACCAGCTAGGGTTTTGACGAATTTCAGCTCTTTAGCCACGAGGATAGCTTTTTCCTCGGCGCCATTGCTGGTGTTCGTAACTATTTCAGCCTGCTTCTGGAAACGCCGTTTGCTTGTGACCAATGTAACACCGGATGCCTTCTTTTCAGCACGTGGACTTGATTTGCCGATCATCTTAACCACCATTTTTCACAATAATGAACTAACCCGTCCGTCGCATGCATGCAGCGccgtaaaataaaaaagtaaacaagCGCATGTCGCATGCATATAcacggaaaaattgagttatgcataaaatgTATTGCAATTACACTTTCATTTTATCTAATCCgttgttgttcaaaatttgtataaccCCGATTCAAATCTGAGTAGTTTTACACACTCATctggcgcaaccccttataatgtagttttgacccgttatcggaaaagactgggttaactcctttttcatgtaaagGCCTTGTACCCTTTATAGTGTACACAGCTTGTACGTCAAACAGAGGTGAAAATTAGTAATGTAAACATGTAAAATCTACACATTATTTTGGAAGCCCGCTCTGCATGGCGATGTCAGCCCTTTGATGTTAGCCCTTTAAAGTGTCAGAAGgatggaaagaaaataataaaaataaaactgattttgaatttctttattcatgctggtcatttatttattttcatgctGGTGTTATAAAATATAGGTTTTAGCGATTCCATTTCAACAACTCACATTTAAActcaaacacaatttttaaacttattgctTAATCCACAATGGAAACCGTATATACCATCACTCTCGGATTGAATGACAAGTTAGAAGACTACCCTTTATTTAGTAAGCCAGCTTttctaaataatgtgtaaaattgactcgatgaaacgacactttttttgacagatctcggctgttcgcaataatgggtcaattttacaagtttaaggtgttgcgccaaatgagtgtgtaGGTAGTCAATATGCAGATGTGAActaaaattcaattattcatCTCTGTAtaaaatgttgttgttgttggaatccATTCAAAGGGATGTCAaagcgaaaaaaagaaaaaatatttaaacttttggATGGTTACGGAGGAACAATCCAACCATTTTTTCCTCAAAGAAACTGTAAATTGATAAcaagttaaacaaaatttatttttgttagcTGGATATGTAGCTTCTCTTCATCTAAGCTTCGGAAACTGGTGAGTAGATGTATAATTTCTTCGAACACtttcattttctttattattttcatgtAGTGCTCAGATGTTATTGATTTGGAAGAAGAAAAATCTCTACCCCGGAGCTGTTCCATATGCATAAGAAAACAAGAAAGGGAGTGCAAGATAAGGTTATCCCGTTTTACTTGAGCTGCAGCTAGACGGCTGCTCCCGATGATTCAGtgagataaataaaaatattgaatgcaATAATTGAATTACTCAAAGCTATCCGTTATGTTTTTAGTGCATCCACTGGAAGAACCTGGGTGTTCAAGGACATTGAAAAATATGCGACGGTCCGAGGTCGCAGTGAAAAAGTGGACGGCCGAAACCGTACAGAAAAAGTCCTGAAATAGGTGGTTCGAGTCGAACTCTACAATCTAGAGGAATACATCCAGGAGGAATCAGTCAGAAACATCCCGGTTCGAGTAAACATGACAAGGAGCTGCTAAAAAAGAGAGTCCTGTGAGGACAGCAGAAAACAGCATTGGAATCTGCTGACAGCGGAAGCTTGTAGGACAGGAAAAGAGGCTTtcaatagaaatttttcaaaaggtaattattatgcttttttttactacaaTAGATTCTcctcattggttttttttttaaactttagcaCGAATGTTTGAAAGTGCGAACCAGTGCTGA
The sequence above is a segment of the Uranotaenia lowii strain MFRU-FL unplaced genomic scaffold, ASM2978415v1 HiC_scaffold_40, whole genome shotgun sequence genome. Coding sequences within it:
- the LOC129760069 gene encoding dolichol kinase — encoded protein: MDRTELKSKQKCISENCKNIGILTRTPASNGLWLTPMLTISLAVNVWFRRNQQTVHLDYKRTTILCFGLLVHSAVVFLSLARRTPPGFLNKISTIVLSIFSTGFLFWVCLNENIIFSFISASLGIILYNGLLFRVLKHLPRSFTLGEATVVCQGTVLFLYNAFLQLPRIVIHDQNRIKFDRIFNVLEVILLGVLLIVVLPHFFYFFRRSYVFWFVALTISICCALFPIYGESIIIILIKFMLSDTQRLMIIAVYCAMLCLTSVFVCWQINRNSQTNTVTRKMFHILMLMVYLPGLWYQCKLLFVASILMLSLLVVLETARVIQLKPFHEALNRTIHCFIDDKDCGVVALTHIYLLVGCSIPLWLHPDPCDITDSAGINLLKLSSGLLSVGIGDTMASFIGYYFGKHPWPGTKKSVEGTLASVISQFAAVYALYWLNYLNLNTLKSATVGCAIIINALVEAKTNQVDNLVLPIVTYIILATV
- the LOC129760068 gene encoding ribosomal RNA processing protein 1 homolog: MVVKMIGKSSPRAEKKASGVTLVTSKRRFQKQAEIVTNTSNGAEEKAILVAKELKFVKTLAGNDPKLRRKVLKNLKIWLATRSRSTFSFTDTDFLRLWKGLFYCMWMSDKPLIQESLADEIASLVRCFDQLSVALKYFGAFLQTMCNEWFGIDHWRMDKFMMLVRRCTRQMLLVLHESNWPESNVREMMEHVEKTILNADVCTFGLTKHFNDLILEELAKVSEGEVDPTIVHIFLKSYAQALISTNDMRLIKQITSSIFHSLLYQSALGQDYQEKFDLWKKNNFVTGNIDDVDFDVMYEDDDQEEDVVDDAIESDDEESDTQEKIYDPRAGQVDVVINEIQFDPLKVIEMLECDRFKTTSTSKGKKHMKMLVKQYKKYAAGLFPLGVQSVESIDKKDYAVDLDEQIKEIDEYEKELFGDKIDKKKKKKDNKKASVVQSSEETTTLSENNEKHTSDKKSGSKKKKKKLTRAQLKEEKLKQLTLKREAKLKDLKEQKQAKLTKKSKTTVEIKTKIKKSSNVEKSDNVTDTPPAVSNNVSVQTFAVQDDWSQPLKEGENEYFVPSRKSKLQEANQSLKEEDNGKTLVKNPFATPKNSARALKRVLGTANTVGNSATKKKRVQIALNKNISQELQQHIQQVKSSPQLPYDSNKKPAKGVLKQNLMPSPINPFYRKKIGLRLNETL